A genome region from Manis pentadactyla isolate mManPen7 chromosome 5, mManPen7.hap1, whole genome shotgun sequence includes the following:
- the LOC130683869 gene encoding endogenous retrovirus group FC1 Env polyprotein-like → MFLLVPRSLKLHQISDIPKKVIIQTFDGASSSSYPRPSSNFSYFWLQLIQDTTIFLNHTLNTANCFLCASLQHPLLAAMPLNISNFSFHAEGQPLRPLADIPLWEPEYADNLTIHHCVGPTPPPSSALHCLSIYTPTSDSKTFTQPGHFFWCNGSLFNSLPPNSNISCILVTLIPQLTLYSMAEFLELQPPLPSHTKRAAFLPIMVDISLNTSAIGAGFSGGALGHSLWAIKDLNAKLEGALTSTANSLASLQRQGTSLAKVTLQNRRALDLLTAEKGGTCVFLQEECCYYINESGIVETDITKLTDLASSLHSASNSNPFSSILTNPLLTWLWPIAGPINNHSSRLSLLTLYNKVHQIPSWKNL, encoded by the coding sequence ATGTTCCTTCTcgttcccagatctctcaagttgcatcagatatcagacattccaaaaaaagtcattattcaaacatttgacggcgcctcttcatcttcctatccccgcccctcttctaatttctcctacttttggttacagctcattcaagacaccaccatctttctcaaccacaccctcaacaccgccaattgtttcttgtgcgcatcactacagcacccactgctggccgccatgccccttaatatttccaacttctccttccatgcagaaggacaacccctccgccccctggcagacatacccctatgggaaccagaatacgcagataatctcactatccaccactgtgtaggcccaactccacccccctccagcgcacttcactgcctctctatctacacccccacctccgactctaaaacttttacacaaccaggacacttcttttggtgtaatggcagtcttttcaactcactgcctcccaactccaatatatcctgcattctcgtcaccctaatcccacagcttacactttacagcatggcagaatttcttgagctccaacctcccttgccctcgcacacaaaaagggctgctttccttcccatcatggtcgatATCTCTTTGaacacctcagccattggggcagggttttcaggaggggccttgggtcactctctgtgggcaattaaagatctcaacgccaaacttgagggagccctgacatccactgccaattccctggcctctctccaaagacagggcacttcgctagctaaagtcacccttcaaaaccggcgggccttagatctgcttacagccgagaagggcggcacctgcgtcttccttcaggaagagtgctgctattacatcaacgaatccggcattgtagaaactgacattaccaaactcaccgaccttgcctccagcctccactctgcttccaattccaacccattctcttcaatactaacaaaccccctccttacctggctctggcccattgcaggccccataaataatcattcttctcgcctgtctcttcttaccctgtataataaagttcatcaaatcccaagttggaaaaatctctaa